In Micromonospora sp. WMMA1363, a genomic segment contains:
- a CDS encoding serine hydrolase — protein sequence MSTSRIVATALGVALVVPAVAVVPPTRTAAAQEVPCPRVAPPVPPPATPAPPPVDLAERTVGGDALATAGLAVPPDVPTPPAVTATAWVVADLNGGGVLGGCAPHERRRPASVQKLLLAAALMPDLDPQQVVEVEREDLADLDPDSSLMGVVEGGRYSIENLWQGVLLVSGNDAANVLARVGGDGRRQGGVDAMNDEAQRLRANQTHAVTPSGLDAPGQYTSAYDLALIARATFAREDFRRYVETRVATVPAQRGKPAFEITNNNTLLDRYPGMLGGKTGFLGGKTGFTALARETYVGVAERDGRRLAVTLLGAETEPLGRMGEAVALLDWGFTLPADVSAGRLVGPEDRKSPSALLAGLGLTAAAAVVVMIVVFSRRRSVSGRPTGRR from the coding sequence GTGAGCACCTCTCGTATCGTGGCCACGGCATTGGGTGTGGCATTGGTGGTGCCCGCCGTGGCCGTTGTGCCGCCGACGCGCACGGCAGCCGCGCAGGAGGTGCCGTGCCCGAGGGTGGCGCCGCCGGTGCCCCCGCCCGCCACGCCGGCTCCGCCCCCCGTGGACCTCGCGGAGCGCACAGTCGGAGGCGACGCGCTGGCAACGGCAGGATTGGCTGTTCCGCCCGATGTGCCCACGCCGCCGGCGGTGACCGCGACCGCCTGGGTGGTGGCGGATCTCAACGGTGGTGGGGTTCTCGGTGGATGCGCCCCTCATGAGCGTCGAAGGCCCGCCAGCGTCCAGAAGTTGCTCCTGGCAGCCGCCCTGATGCCGGACCTCGATCCACAACAGGTCGTTGAGGTCGAACGCGAGGACCTGGCCGACCTCGATCCAGACAGCTCGCTGATGGGGGTAGTCGAGGGTGGCCGGTATTCCATCGAGAATCTGTGGCAGGGGGTTCTCCTCGTGTCGGGCAACGACGCCGCCAACGTCCTGGCCCGTGTGGGTGGCGACGGCAGACGGCAGGGCGGGGTCGACGCGATGAACGACGAAGCGCAGCGCCTGCGTGCGAACCAGACCCACGCGGTGACGCCCTCCGGCCTGGATGCTCCCGGCCAGTACACCAGCGCCTACGACCTCGCGCTCATCGCCCGCGCTACCTTCGCTCGAGAAGACTTCCGGCGCTACGTAGAAACCAGGGTGGCGACGGTGCCGGCACAACGAGGAAAGCCTGCCTTCGAGATCACCAACAACAACACGTTGCTCGACCGCTATCCGGGAATGCTGGGCGGGAAGACGGGCTTCCTGGGCGGGAAGACGGGCTTCACCGCACTGGCTCGTGAGACGTACGTGGGCGTGGCCGAACGCGACGGCCGACGGCTCGCCGTGACCCTGCTCGGAGCCGAGACCGAGCCGCTGGGCCGGATGGGAGAGGCGGTAGCCCTGCTCGACTGGGGCTTCACCCTGCCTGCCGACGTTTCCGCCGGCCGCCTCGTCGGCCCAGAGGACAGGAAGAGCCCCTCGGCGTTGCTGGCCGGCCTCGGCCTCACCGCCGCCGCCGCGGTGGTGGTCATGATCGTCGTGTTTTCACGGCGGCGGAGCGTCAGCGGGCGACCCACCGGAAGACGGTAG